Sequence from the Ursus arctos isolate Adak ecotype North America unplaced genomic scaffold, UrsArc2.0 scaffold_20, whole genome shotgun sequence genome:
TCCAGCAGCCAGAGGGGCCTCCCTCTTGCCTGTTCTCCCAGATTACCCAGCaatgctgccccttccccagaaagctctggatcaATGATCCTGGAAACCGCCTAAGTCCTAAAGAGGGTTTAAAAATTCCAGTGTTCCTCTCTGTTCTGCTTTCTAGAGGTATCCCTTTCAAGCAACCCCACGTTTCAGTTCAGCCTTGTGAGCTCTGCAGAGAAGGAGAGCTTCCTCCACATCATCTGGGAAATAGTTGCTCGTTCTTATATATGTGACTTGAGTGGCCTCCCAGATACGTATAAAAAAGTAACTGGCCTTCTGCAGAGTCCACCAGCCTAGACTTGCCAGGCAGCCCCAGCACAAATCACTGTTCAAGCCAGGCTTGTGACCAAGCGTGTATtggcagggctgggcaggagaggctggagggggaAAGCAGGAAACCCGCCGTAAGGAGGGATGGACGGTGAAGGGCAAGGGCACTGAAGAGGCATAGGAGGCAGGGCCGGGTTCAGGGAGCCCGCTGCAGGATGAGCTCCGTAATCTCCGCCCTGCTACCCAATCTCATGGGTATCCCATAGTAGGCTGTGCCTGGGCTGACATATACAAATGTAGTCTGGGCCACTTGGTAGAGGCCAGCGAAGAAGGGGTTCAAGAGATAGGCCGCCACGTTCAAGGGGAAGATTTGCCCAGCATGCGTGTGTCCAGAAAGAATCAGGTTGATATCTGGCCGAGCCTGCAGGGCTCTCTTGGCAGCCAGTGGCTGGTGAGCTAGCAAGACAGTGGTGTGGTCAGGGCTGCAGCCCCCCAGGGCCTTGACGAGATCCATGCCGTGGCCGGAGTAGTGCAGGATGTCTGCTTCGATGTCGTCTACCCCAGCCAAGCAGATCCAGTCCTCATCCTCACCACCCCCGTGCTGGGCCCCCGTGGCCGAAATCTTCACGTTCTCGTTGTGAAGGGGCTTGACGTTCAGGGATTCCAGAAGCGCAAACCAGTTGCTGACGTCTGACGTGTAGTACTCGTGATTCCCCGTGACGAAGTAGGTGCCGAGGCGTGAGTGCAGCCGGCCCAGAGGAGCTACAGCGGTGCGGAGGACAGAGGCTTCTGAATCGCAGAGGTCACCCACGATCACAGTGACATCTGGGTCCAGCCCATTCACCATCCTCACGAACATCTCCATCTTGGTCCTGCCCACCGTGGGGCCCAAGTGAATGTCTGAGAGGAGCACGACCTTGAGCCTGTCCATCGAGGGAGGCAGCTGATGAATGGGCACCGCCACGGTTTTCACGGCTGGGGGCTGGGCGGCGTTCAGGAGCCCAACCACGCTGAGCACAGCGGTCACTGCCACTGCCAGGGCCGGCCTGACCGCCAGCTTCCTTGTCTTGTCAAGGCTGCCCACGACCCTACCACTGTGCCAGGCCAAGAGCTGGTAGGCCTGCTCCATGCCACTGAGGGTACAGAGGAAGAAGACCATGATGATGTATGCCCCAAGGCAGGAGTAGGCTGCCAAGGAAAAGAGATAGGGCTCCTCGGCCACTAAAAAGAGCATGGTGAAGAAACTGGAATGGGCCAGGGCCAGAAATGCTACAACAGCCATCTTCCAAAGCTGAAAACAGGCAGACTCTGCGACTGGGGAGTGGCTGAGGTTGCTGACTGCACTACGCCAGATGTAGAGGGAGCCAATGAGCATGAGCGAGTTGGCAAACAGGGCAAGCTGCAGGCGGAACAGCCAACGCCAGGCCCTGAGCTCAAGGCTCCCCGCCAGATAGGAGCGGGACACAATCATGGACACGAAGACAGTGCCAGCAGCCAGGGCAGCCTTTGCACCCAAGGACAGCTGCCTGAAGATCGCCATTTTCTCTGCTCCTAAGAGGGTCCCCTGCCAGTTGTGTGTGGGCAGGCTCTGGAAGGTGAGTTCCTTAGAAAGGACAGTGGCCAAGGAGAGGTTTCCAGGTCAGCTCCGCCTGCAACCAGGAACCGGCGTCAGCTTTGTGGGATATTAGAGCTTCCTTGTCCCCATTCAAAACCTGACGGCCACTCACATCTACTCAACCCGCCTTGAATCCAAGCCACTCAAATACTAGTTGGTTGCTACACTTTATTATTGAAATACAAACATAGCGGATTGTAACATGATGggcagttttcattttcttacttatagttttttaaaaagtttttccaCAAAGCATATggacttctttttaaataataaaaaaagttactCTAAATTAgcggttctcaaagtatggtccagGGAGACCCTTTCAGGAGGTACATTTACTCAAAATTAtgttcataataatactaagctATAACTGCCTTTTgcattctcattctctcatgagtgtacagtggagttttccagaggctccATGACATGTGATATGGCAAGACTGAATGGACCCAACTATCATCTATTATGACAGGCGCAAAAGaagtttgcaaaaatgtaaaacagtgccaCTCTTCCCCCAAGGTTTGGGgagaaatattgttatttttcaaaagatatagtttgttaacatataatgaattattatttcttaaataaattaataaatattttaaacttttctattttaatatctaGGACAGTTAAAGTCTGAGAACCGCTGTTCTATATATGTGTAAACAAGGAAATCATGGAAAGCTAGTTTGCTGGTATCTTTCTGAAGCTCCAGGCCCAGGAAGGACACCTAGACCCCTGACGTAAGAATTCCTGGGGTGAAGCTGGCCTTCCTGTGTAGGCTCTGGGTACCACCCTGCTGGATGGTGCTGCACCTCACCCGTTTTCCAGGGGGCTGTCCTTTCCACCAGCTCCTCATCCATAAGCCCTGATCTCACTCCTCCCACAACCCTCCCAGATATTGGTTAAGatctgccaccaccaccccccatctTCTCTGCCATTGTTCCCTGCAACAGTTCCCCAACTCCACCCTGGCCAGTGGTTCTCACAGCTGGGTAGCTCTCACCCGAGggctcctacacacacacacacacacacacacacacacacacacacacacaatggggcAGGGAAGCCAGAGACGAGGTAGACAGAAGTTAGCAAACACTCAATTTGAGGTGACTTTCCCTAGAACCCCAAATTAAACTATTTCAGCAGCTGTTTTTCAACTACTTAAAATTTTCAACCTTGATTTTAGATAAATGTATGACTTTTCTCTGACTAAGCACTTACTGAAAGCCTTTTATCAAGGGATGCAATTTACAAGTAAACGGGCCCaaatttcccttccttctgaaaACGCGCCCTAGCATCAGCCCACCCAAACTCGGGGGGAACCACAGTCAGTTCGCTAAACGTGCAAAAGGGCAGGTGCCCATTTCAATTACCTgtccgcccctcccccgcccccatcttTCCGCGACTGTGACGCTGACCTCCCCAGGCAGCGGTCTGGAGGCCCCTCGGGCCCATGCTTTAGCTCTGACTAGATAACTGAGGCTGTCCCGCTCCCGCCAATCTTGCACTCCCCCACCACCTCACCTATTTGCTCCGCCCGACCTCCCTCCAACAACGCCGGCTGCCACCTGCAGCCTATCTCTTGCCCACCCTTGGCCTGCACCCCCAAACCCTGAAGATCGGGAAAATCCAAGCCAAAAAAGTAAGCAGCAGGGAGTGGCGAGAAAGGGACGAGATGTTTGAAAAGAGAACACCTCGAAGAAAATCAATCCAACGTTCCCATCGCGGGGGCCTCTCCTGACCCCATTTTCTCCTTCCGGAGCGCTCCGCAGCGCCCGAACTGGGCAAGGGAGGGCGCCTCAAGCCACAGCCCAAGGCGCCCTCCAAAGCCGCGGGCTCCCTGGAATCCCCCTCCCGGAAAACTGCAAAGCTGGAAAGGTTTGGGCGCACCTTCTCTCACCCCGTCCTTGCACCAACGGGGAAGTGCGTCCAAGCGAAAGGGGCGACCGGGGCTGAGCACGCGAGCGACAGAGCTTACCGGGAAGGACGCGCGCCCCGCCCGGCCCGCCCCCGACGGGAGGGCCGGTCCACTGCCTGCGCTCCTCCAGCTGCCTGCCTGCCGGGGCGCACTCCGGGGTCCCAGGTCCACGCCCTCCAGGACTCCGGGTGGCCGCAGCCCCAGCCCGGTCCCCCGCCAGCCTGCGCCCTATTACTGCACCTCCGCGCGGGGTCCTGTGGACTTACGCTCAGGCCGCGCGCAGAAGCCAGCAGCAGCGGCACCAGCAGTAGTAAGAGAATGCGAACAACCCCCCGCAAGTCCATTCTCCAGCCTCTCCGCTCC
This genomic interval carries:
- the TMPPE gene encoding transmembrane protein with metallophosphoesterase domain → MAIFRQLSLGAKAALAAGTVFVSMIVSRSYLAGSLELRAWRWLFRLQLALFANSLMLIGSLYIWRSAVSNLSHSPVAESACFQLWKMAVVAFLALAHSSFFTMLFLVAEEPYLFSLAAYSCLGAYIIMVFFLCTLSGMEQAYQLLAWHSGRVVGSLDKTRKLAVRPALAVAVTAVLSVVGLLNAAQPPAVKTVAVPIHQLPPSMDRLKVVLLSDIHLGPTVGRTKMEMFVRMVNGLDPDVTVIVGDLCDSEASVLRTAVAPLGRLHSRLGTYFVTGNHEYYTSDVSNWFALLESLNVKPLHNENVKISATGAQHGGGEDEDWICLAGVDDIEADILHYSGHGMDLVKALGGCSPDHTTVLLAHQPLAAKRALQARPDINLILSGHTHAGQIFPLNVAAYLLNPFFAGLYQVAQTTFVYVSPGTAYYGIPMRLGSRAEITELILQRAP